In a genomic window of Mycolicibacter heraklionensis:
- a CDS encoding MerR family transcriptional regulator: MTAPDRPAKPDSIAGVLANLRRVPRRVRRESREVIEAAVTQLFEIVVRHPGGNTASREYRIDDLARLGGTTTRNVRVYRDRDLLPPPRRVGRIALYNDTHLTRLRLITSMLDRGYTIAHVKEMIGAWEQGKDLGDILGLESAIAGNWTTERPETMPRAEAERRIGDPPAMRRLVALGVIRLNEADSLATITRPKLIEAFNEVRGYGIAIDKLIDLYEETLPHIDAISQMLVRAGAEHVLKRVQPGAPLPADTEIAELIGMLVRFRTQAVASVTATLASSIESTIESMVSGLLTESLLH, from the coding sequence ATGACCGCACCGGATCGTCCCGCCAAGCCCGACTCCATCGCCGGGGTGCTGGCGAATCTGCGGCGGGTGCCCCGCCGAGTACGGCGCGAGTCCCGCGAGGTGATCGAGGCCGCGGTGACGCAGCTCTTCGAGATCGTGGTGCGTCACCCGGGCGGCAACACCGCATCCCGGGAGTACCGGATCGACGACCTGGCCCGACTGGGCGGCACCACCACGCGCAACGTGCGGGTGTACCGGGACCGGGATCTGCTGCCACCGCCGCGACGAGTCGGGCGGATCGCGTTGTACAACGACACCCATCTGACCCGGCTGCGGCTGATCACCTCGATGCTCGACCGCGGCTACACCATCGCGCACGTCAAAGAGATGATCGGCGCCTGGGAACAGGGCAAAGACCTCGGCGACATCCTGGGCCTGGAAAGCGCGATCGCCGGCAACTGGACCACCGAACGGCCCGAGACCATGCCGCGTGCGGAGGCCGAGCGGCGAATCGGCGACCCGCCGGCGATGCGCAGGCTGGTGGCACTCGGGGTGATCCGGCTCAACGAGGCCGACTCCCTGGCCACCATCACCCGGCCCAAGCTGATCGAAGCGTTCAACGAGGTCCGCGGCTACGGCATCGCCATCGACAAGCTCATCGACCTCTACGAGGAGACGCTGCCGCACATCGATGCGATCAGCCAGATGTTGGTGCGCGCCGGCGCCGAACACGTGCTGAAAAGGGTCCAGCCCGGTGCACCGCTGCCGGCCGACACCGAGATCGCCGAGCTGATCGGCATGCTGGTGCGGTTCCGCACCCAGGCCGTCGCCTCGGTCACCGCCACCCTGGCCTCGTCGATCGAATCGACCATCGAGTCGATGGTCAGCGGCCTGCTCACCGAGTCGCTGTTGCACTGA
- a CDS encoding flavin-containing monooxygenase, translated as MARAHIYQTLIVGAGFTGIGAAIKLTEAGLAGADEIIILERSDRVGGTWRDTRYPGAACDIPSLLYSFSFVANPGWSRAYPSADEICAHIEDMVDRFDLRRHIRFGTDVTGLAFDEGAGVWTVSAGSTKFRARTVVLASGPLPDSSFPAIRGLESYTGHKIHSARWDSDYDFTGKRVAVVGTGASAVQIIPELVERAGFVKVFQRTPGWVIPRLDIAMPAAVQDLFAKVPAAQQLARQALFWGHEASATALVWNTPLSGLVAQLGKAHLHATVKDPWLRRQLTPDFTPGCKRMLISSDYYPALQRDNCKLIAWPIATVSPSGIRTSDGVEHQLDAIVFATGYDVHLTGPPFPVTGLSGRSLAADWSGGGQAFKSIQAHGYPNLFFMTGPNSGPGHNSLLVYVEGQIDYVVRAVGAIRRGSLRYLDVRDEVQRRHNQQLQRRLGKTTWMSGCRSWYLTEDGFNASMYPGFATQYLRQMRSFRLADYHAVA; from the coding sequence GTGGCGCGCGCGCACATCTACCAGACGCTGATCGTGGGCGCCGGGTTCACCGGAATAGGCGCGGCGATCAAACTGACGGAGGCGGGCCTCGCCGGCGCCGACGAGATCATCATCCTGGAGCGCAGTGACCGGGTCGGCGGCACCTGGCGCGACACCCGCTATCCCGGTGCGGCATGCGACATTCCGTCGCTGCTGTACTCCTTCTCCTTCGTCGCCAACCCCGGCTGGTCGCGGGCCTACCCGTCGGCCGACGAGATCTGTGCCCACATCGAGGACATGGTCGACCGGTTCGACTTGCGCCGCCACATCCGGTTCGGCACCGATGTCACCGGGCTGGCGTTCGATGAGGGTGCCGGCGTCTGGACGGTGTCGGCCGGGAGCACGAAGTTTCGGGCCCGCACCGTGGTGCTGGCATCCGGGCCGCTGCCGGACTCCAGCTTCCCCGCCATCCGCGGCCTGGAGAGCTACACCGGCCACAAGATCCACAGCGCTCGCTGGGACAGCGACTACGACTTCACCGGCAAGAGGGTCGCAGTCGTCGGCACCGGCGCCAGCGCGGTGCAGATCATCCCGGAGCTGGTCGAGCGGGCCGGGTTCGTCAAGGTCTTTCAGCGCACTCCGGGCTGGGTGATCCCCCGCCTGGACATAGCCATGCCGGCCGCAGTGCAGGATCTGTTCGCCAAAGTCCCTGCTGCCCAACAGCTTGCCCGCCAGGCACTGTTCTGGGGGCACGAGGCCAGCGCCACCGCATTGGTGTGGAACACCCCGCTCAGCGGCCTGGTGGCTCAACTGGGCAAAGCCCACCTGCATGCGACGGTCAAGGATCCCTGGCTGCGGCGCCAGCTCACCCCGGACTTCACCCCCGGCTGCAAGCGCATGCTGATCTCCAGCGACTACTACCCGGCACTGCAGCGCGACAACTGCAAGCTGATCGCCTGGCCGATCGCCACGGTCAGCCCGTCGGGCATCCGCACCAGCGACGGCGTGGAACATCAGCTGGACGCCATTGTGTTCGCGACCGGCTACGACGTGCACCTGACCGGCCCACCGTTTCCGGTCACCGGACTAAGCGGCCGGTCCCTGGCCGCGGACTGGAGCGGCGGCGGTCAGGCCTTCAAGAGCATTCAGGCCCACGGCTACCCGAACCTGTTCTTCATGACGGGCCCCAACTCCGGGCCGGGCCACAACTCACTACTGGTCTACGTCGAAGGCCAGATCGACTACGTGGTGCGTGCCGTCGGCGCAATCCGCAGGGGAAGCCTGCGCTACCTGGATGTACGTGACGAGGTGCAACGCCGCCACAATCAACAGCTCCAGCGGCGGCTGGGCAAGACGACCTGGATGTCGGGCTGTCGCAGCTGGTATTTGACCGAGGACGGTTTCAACGCGTCGATGTACCCGGGGTTCGCGACGCAGTATCTTCGGCAGATGCGCAGTTTCCGCCTCGCCGACTACCACGCGGTGGCATGA
- a CDS encoding SDR family NAD(P)-dependent oxidoreductase codes for MILGRSPKRSHGASAVVTGAGSGIGAAFAIELARRGSAVVCSDIDDDAAQRTVEAITGTGGRATAVHCDVAKVDDVAALADAAQSWFGHSPTLVINNAGVGAGGEPIGTMSLDDWNWTLGINLWGPIHGCHVFTPILREAGPEQPRQPRGIINVASAASFGAAPEMAAYNVSKAGVLSLSETLAAELSGTGIGVTVLCPTFVKTNIVESGRITAQSSDAANLLMRWTGLSAGRVARDCLDTHDRGGLYCMPQLDAKIGWNIKRFAPETFTRTIGLAFRASAALPGRAD; via the coding sequence ATGATCCTTGGCCGATCCCCCAAACGCAGCCATGGGGCCTCCGCCGTCGTCACCGGCGCAGGAAGCGGCATCGGAGCCGCATTCGCCATCGAACTCGCCCGCCGCGGCAGCGCCGTGGTCTGCAGCGACATCGACGATGACGCCGCCCAACGCACCGTCGAGGCCATTACGGGCACGGGCGGCCGCGCCACCGCCGTGCACTGCGACGTCGCGAAAGTCGACGACGTCGCCGCGCTGGCCGACGCCGCACAGTCCTGGTTCGGCCACTCGCCCACCCTGGTGATCAACAACGCCGGCGTCGGCGCCGGCGGAGAGCCGATCGGCACCATGTCGCTGGACGACTGGAACTGGACGCTCGGTATCAACCTGTGGGGCCCGATCCACGGCTGTCACGTCTTCACCCCAATCCTGCGGGAAGCGGGCCCGGAGCAACCCCGTCAACCCCGCGGCATCATCAACGTCGCCTCGGCGGCGTCCTTCGGCGCCGCCCCGGAGATGGCGGCCTACAACGTCAGCAAGGCCGGTGTGCTGTCACTGTCGGAGACCTTGGCCGCCGAGTTGTCCGGTACCGGCATCGGGGTCACCGTGCTGTGCCCGACGTTCGTCAAGACCAACATCGTCGAATCCGGCCGGATCACAGCCCAATCCAGCGACGCCGCCAACCTGTTGATGCGCTGGACCGGGCTCTCCGCTGGGCGCGTTGCCCGCGACTGCCTGGACACCCACGACCGCGGCGGGCTGTACTGCATGCCGCAGCTGGACGCCAAAATCGGTTGGAACATCAAACGTTTCGCGCCGGAGACCTTCACCCGAACCATCGGACTGGCATTCCGTGCCAGTGCAGCACTACCGGGCCGGGCCGACTGA
- a CDS encoding acyl carrier protein, translating to MGQANLSSSFGVASLGMSASSPDAINAALREILRDDLQVDLNRVTPESRLVDDVGLDSVAFAIGMVAIEDRLGVALSEEDLLNCDTVGDLEAAIRAKAPADA from the coding sequence ATAGGGCAAGCTAACCTTAGTTCGTCGTTTGGTGTAGCGTCGCTGGGCATGAGCGCTTCATCCCCCGATGCCATCAACGCCGCGCTGCGCGAGATTTTGCGAGACGACCTGCAGGTCGATCTCAACCGCGTGACTCCGGAGTCGCGGCTGGTGGACGACGTGGGCCTAGACTCGGTGGCCTTCGCGATCGGCATGGTGGCCATCGAGGACCGGCTGGGTGTAGCACTGTCCGAGGAAGACCTGTTGAACTGCGACACGGTCGGGGACCTCGAAGCCGCCATCCGGGCGAAAGCCCCCGCCGACGCGTGA
- the mbtM gene encoding long-chain-fatty acid--ACP ligase MbtM, which produces MSVLASALTRAMTGSEHDLVVFDPDAGAWNRHPWQQVHARAESVAARILDGDDAGAVGLVGEPTADLVAAIQGAWLAGRSVSILPGPVRGADPQQWAQATLDRFHGIGVGTVLSHGPVLDLLRAEESDRSLAVADVAAVAGTGRSVDPVTADTDVPAVLQGTAGSTGTPRTAQLSPAAVLANVSGLSKHVGVDPADDVGCSWLPLYHDMGLTFLLSAALTGSEQWLAPTAAFAASPFRWLSWLHDSRATMTAAPNFAYGVIGKYARRVPEVDLGRLRVAINGGEPVDCAGLERFVTELGKYGLDPGALMPSYGLAEATCAVTAPRPGTGLQYDEIVGAASDDAESGRRHAVLGEPIPGMQVRISPVAERHEELPQREVGEIEIRGTSMMSGYLGQPALDPDAWFATGDLGYFTDAGLVVCGRAKEIISIAGRNVFPTEIERVAAEVRGVRDGAVVAVGTDGIRPGLVIAAEFRGRDEAGARADLISRVASQCGVVPADVVFLAPGSLPRTSSGKLRRLEVKRNMEVMK; this is translated from the coding sequence GTGAGTGTGCTGGCCAGCGCCCTGACCCGGGCGATGACCGGGTCGGAACACGACCTGGTGGTCTTCGACCCCGACGCCGGAGCATGGAATCGCCACCCGTGGCAGCAGGTGCACGCTCGGGCCGAAAGTGTGGCCGCCCGGATCCTGGACGGCGATGACGCCGGTGCCGTCGGGCTGGTCGGTGAGCCGACCGCGGATCTGGTCGCCGCGATCCAGGGCGCCTGGTTGGCCGGCCGCAGCGTGTCGATCCTCCCCGGCCCGGTCCGCGGCGCTGATCCCCAGCAATGGGCACAGGCGACGCTGGATCGTTTCCACGGCATTGGGGTCGGCACGGTGCTGAGCCACGGTCCGGTGTTGGACCTGCTGCGCGCCGAGGAGAGCGATCGCAGTCTGGCGGTGGCTGACGTCGCCGCGGTCGCCGGCACCGGTCGCTCGGTCGATCCCGTCACCGCGGACACCGATGTGCCCGCGGTATTGCAGGGCACCGCCGGGTCCACCGGCACCCCGCGTACCGCCCAGCTGTCACCGGCCGCGGTGCTGGCGAACGTCTCCGGCTTGAGCAAGCATGTCGGTGTCGATCCGGCGGACGACGTCGGCTGCAGCTGGCTGCCGCTGTACCACGACATGGGCCTGACCTTCCTGCTCAGCGCGGCGCTGACCGGCTCGGAACAGTGGTTGGCGCCGACCGCCGCGTTCGCCGCCTCGCCGTTTCGGTGGTTGAGCTGGTTGCACGACAGCCGGGCCACCATGACGGCCGCACCGAACTTCGCCTACGGCGTGATCGGCAAGTACGCCCGACGGGTCCCCGAAGTGGACCTGGGCCGGCTGCGGGTCGCGATCAACGGAGGCGAACCCGTCGACTGTGCGGGACTGGAGCGATTCGTCACCGAACTCGGCAAATACGGTCTCGATCCGGGTGCCCTCATGCCGTCCTACGGCCTGGCGGAGGCCACCTGTGCGGTGACCGCGCCACGGCCGGGGACCGGTCTGCAGTACGACGAAATCGTCGGCGCGGCAAGCGATGACGCCGAGTCCGGGCGCAGGCATGCGGTGCTCGGAGAGCCGATTCCCGGCATGCAGGTCCGGATCAGCCCGGTGGCCGAACGCCACGAGGAGCTGCCGCAGCGCGAGGTCGGTGAGATCGAGATCCGCGGAACCTCGATGATGTCGGGCTACCTCGGCCAGCCGGCGCTGGACCCGGACGCCTGGTTTGCCACCGGCGACCTCGGCTACTTCACCGACGCCGGCCTGGTGGTCTGCGGCCGGGCCAAAGAGATCATCTCGATCGCCGGGCGCAACGTGTTTCCCACCGAGATCGAGCGGGTCGCCGCCGAGGTGCGTGGTGTCCGCGACGGTGCGGTGGTGGCGGTCGGCACCGACGGAATCCGCCCGGGTCTGGTGATCGCCGCGGAGTTCCGTGGCCGTGACGAGGCCGGCGCGCGTGCCGACTTGATCTCCCGGGTGGCCTCGCAATGCGGGGTGGTGCCCGCAGATGTGGTGTTCCTGGCGCCGGGCTCGCTGCCCCGGACGTCGTCGGGGAAGCTGCGGCGGCTGGAAGTCAAACGCAACATGGAGGTTATGAAGTGA
- the mbtN gene encoding mycobactin biosynthesis acyl-ACP dehydrogenase MbtN, producing the protein MIAGSDISDIDAYRALLNEVFDQQVVDWTAEAEDSGRFPRKLIEHLGRAGVFTQKWAGAQPTDVAKLLELAYALGRLGSAGIGVGVSLQDSSISILHRFARSEYLKDICQRAIRGEAVLCIGASEESGGSDLQRVQTEARSVRDGFEVRGRKKFVSLSPISDHILVLARSVDHDENSRQGNVMMIAVPTDQVQVHEPFSKVGAGPLDTAPVDIDTWVPADALVARPGTGLAAISWGLAHERMSIAGQVASSTQKVLGITLARMMHRTQFGATLFEHQALRLRMADMQARVDLLRHGLNGFAAGGKLDLRTSAAMKVTAARLGEEVIAECMHIFGGTGYLVDETPLGRWWRDMKLARVGGGTDEVLWELVAAGMRPDYEGYAELFDSGSSSG; encoded by the coding sequence GTGATTGCGGGGTCGGATATCTCGGATATCGATGCCTACCGCGCTCTGCTCAACGAGGTGTTCGACCAGCAGGTCGTGGATTGGACGGCCGAAGCCGAAGACAGCGGGCGCTTTCCCCGCAAGCTGATCGAGCACCTCGGCCGGGCCGGCGTCTTCACGCAGAAGTGGGCGGGAGCGCAGCCCACCGACGTGGCCAAACTTCTGGAGTTGGCCTACGCGCTGGGGCGGCTCGGGTCTGCCGGCATCGGAGTCGGTGTGAGCCTGCAGGATTCGTCGATCTCGATTCTGCACCGCTTCGCCCGCTCGGAGTATCTGAAGGACATCTGCCAGCGGGCCATCCGCGGCGAAGCGGTGCTGTGCATCGGCGCGTCGGAGGAGTCCGGGGGATCGGACCTACAGCGCGTGCAGACCGAAGCCCGTTCCGTGCGCGACGGTTTCGAGGTGCGCGGCCGCAAGAAGTTCGTGTCGCTGTCACCCATCTCCGACCACATCCTGGTGCTGGCCCGCAGCGTGGACCATGACGAGAACAGCCGGCAGGGCAACGTCATGATGATCGCGGTGCCGACCGACCAGGTGCAGGTGCACGAGCCGTTCAGCAAAGTCGGGGCGGGCCCACTGGACACCGCCCCGGTCGACATCGACACCTGGGTGCCCGCCGACGCCCTGGTCGCCCGACCGGGCACCGGGCTGGCCGCCATTTCCTGGGGACTGGCGCACGAGCGCATGTCGATCGCCGGGCAGGTCGCCTCGTCGACCCAGAAAGTTCTTGGGATCACCCTCGCTCGGATGATGCACCGCACCCAGTTCGGCGCCACCTTGTTCGAGCATCAGGCGCTGCGGCTGCGAATGGCCGACATGCAGGCCCGCGTCGACCTGCTTCGTCACGGGCTCAACGGATTCGCGGCTGGGGGCAAGCTCGACCTGCGGACCTCCGCGGCGATGAAGGTGACCGCGGCGCGGCTCGGCGAAGAGGTGATCGCCGAATGCATGCACATCTTCGGCGGGACCGGCTATCTGGTCGACGAGACGCCGCTCGGGCGCTGGTGGCGGGACATGAAGCTGGCCCGCGTGGGCGGCGGCACCGACGAGGTGCTCTGGGAACTGGTTGCTGCCGGGATGCGGCCCGACTACGAGGGCTACGCCGAGTTGTTCGACAGCGGGTCGTCGTCGGGGTAG
- a CDS encoding GNAT family N-acetyltransferase: MTDAATILHRELTDISDEVRRVPAPPIPVLAEPYAIRVADPDADAEMISEWMNRPHLAQTWESAWPPERWRAYLTAQVTGRYSRPLIVSRQGQDGGYIEIYRAAKDSIAKYYAADPYDLGIHAAVADTTVVNRGFAAILLPRIMRYVFDLEPQCRRMMFEPEYRNTAMRRLAEYVGGVFLGEHDMGYRKMALYAVLRYPDDDPLSNNSA; encoded by the coding sequence ATGACTGACGCCGCAACCATCCTGCACCGCGAGCTGACGGATATATCCGACGAGGTGCGCCGCGTCCCGGCACCCCCGATCCCGGTGCTGGCCGAGCCCTATGCGATCCGGGTTGCCGACCCGGACGCCGACGCGGAGATGATCTCGGAGTGGATGAACCGGCCCCACCTCGCGCAGACGTGGGAGTCCGCCTGGCCGCCGGAGCGCTGGCGCGCTTACCTCACCGCCCAGGTCACCGGCAGGTATTCGCGGCCGTTGATCGTCAGCCGGCAGGGGCAAGACGGCGGTTATATCGAGATCTACCGGGCGGCAAAGGATTCCATCGCGAAGTACTATGCGGCCGACCCCTATGATCTGGGCATTCACGCTGCCGTCGCCGACACCACGGTGGTCAATCGCGGGTTCGCGGCGATCCTGTTGCCGCGCATCATGCGCTACGTCTTCGACCTCGAGCCGCAGTGCCGGCGGATGATGTTCGAACCCGAGTACCGCAACACGGCGATGCGCCGGCTGGCCGAATATGTCGGCGGCGTTTTCCTCGGCGAACACGACATGGGTTATCGCAAGATGGCGCTCTACGCGGTACTGCGCTACCCCGACGACGACCCGCTGTCGAACAACTCGGCGTAG
- a CDS encoding ABC transporter ATP-binding protein/permease, producing the protein MARGLQGAILRGFGARDHTVTVLETSWIAPHCIRVWMHSPTLFTDAAVEPSAWLRFWFPDPDGSDTEFQRAYTIAEGDAETGRFAVDMVLHEPAGPATRWARTVEPGASIAAMSLMGSSRFEVPDADAQPAGYLLMGDSASIPGINGIIGTVAPDVPIELYLEQHEDDDLLIPLREHPRLRVHWVPRRDASSLAAAIEARDWSDWYAWATPEAATLKALRTRLRDEFGFPKSEIHAQAYWTAGRAMGTQRAPEVAEPTSLTLPPPDKSASEPPGERRVNAKGAWRAQAAGRLLAPLKVPLIISGVLQALITLLQLAPFVLLVELARLLVAGADESRLWTVGIAALSLLGLGTLLGAGLTLWLHVVDARFASALRTRLLSKLSRLPLGWFTARGSGSIKQLVADDTLSLHYLVTHAIPDAVAAVVAPVAVLVYLFVVDWRVALVLFAPVLVYMVLMSVMLTQSGPKISQAQRWAERMNGEAGTYLEGQPVIRVFGGAAASTFRRRLDEYINFLVDWQRPFIGKKTLMDLVTRPSTFLWLIMLTGTPLIVTGRMVPVNLLPFLLLGTTFGARLLGIGLGVGGIRGGMLAARRLQIALDEPELAVEQHDAASVEPAAAAGTVRFDAVTFGYRPGVPVIRDVSLTLRPGTVTALVGPSGSGKSTLAALLARFHDIESGSISVDGQDIRSLTADQLYRRVGFVLQETQLVHGSVRDNIALAVPDATDEQVQAAARQAQIHDRILRLPHGYDTVLGAAAALSGGERQRLTIARAILADTPVLILDEATAFADPESEYLVQQALNRLTKDRTVLVIAHRLHTITGADQIVVLDHGGIVEQGSHDELLAAGGRYLQLWETGRVAVTAGAEASR; encoded by the coding sequence ATGGCGCGCGGCTTGCAGGGTGCGATTCTGCGGGGCTTCGGTGCTCGCGACCACACCGTAACGGTGCTCGAAACCAGCTGGATCGCCCCACATTGCATCCGGGTCTGGATGCACTCGCCCACCCTGTTCACCGACGCGGCCGTGGAACCCAGTGCCTGGCTGAGGTTCTGGTTCCCGGACCCGGACGGTTCGGACACCGAGTTCCAGCGCGCCTACACCATCGCCGAGGGCGACGCCGAGACCGGGCGCTTCGCGGTCGACATGGTGCTGCACGAACCGGCCGGTCCGGCCACCCGCTGGGCCCGCACCGTCGAACCCGGAGCCTCCATCGCGGCGATGTCACTGATGGGCTCCTCGCGCTTCGAGGTGCCCGACGCCGACGCGCAGCCCGCCGGCTACCTGCTGATGGGGGACTCGGCGTCGATCCCGGGGATCAACGGGATTATCGGCACCGTCGCGCCCGACGTACCGATCGAGCTGTACCTCGAACAGCACGAGGACGACGACCTGCTGATCCCACTGCGTGAACATCCCCGGCTGCGGGTGCACTGGGTGCCCCGGCGCGACGCGAGCTCGCTGGCCGCGGCGATCGAGGCCCGGGACTGGTCGGACTGGTATGCCTGGGCCACCCCGGAAGCCGCGACGCTCAAGGCGCTGCGGACCCGGCTGCGCGACGAGTTCGGCTTCCCCAAATCCGAGATCCACGCGCAGGCCTACTGGACCGCCGGACGTGCCATGGGCACCCAGCGCGCACCCGAAGTCGCCGAGCCCACCTCGTTGACTCTGCCGCCACCAGACAAGAGTGCGAGTGAACCGCCGGGTGAGCGCAGAGTCAACGCAAAGGGGGCATGGCGCGCCCAGGCCGCGGGACGGCTGCTCGCCCCGTTGAAGGTGCCGCTGATCATCTCCGGTGTGCTGCAGGCCCTGATCACGCTGCTGCAGTTGGCGCCGTTCGTGCTGCTGGTGGAGCTGGCCCGGCTGTTGGTCGCCGGTGCCGACGAGTCACGGCTGTGGACGGTCGGGATCGCCGCGCTGTCGTTGCTGGGCTTGGGCACATTGCTGGGGGCGGGACTGACGCTGTGGCTGCATGTCGTCGACGCCCGCTTTGCCAGCGCGCTGCGAACTCGATTGCTGAGCAAGCTGTCGCGGCTGCCGCTGGGCTGGTTCACCGCCCGCGGATCCGGCTCGATCAAGCAACTGGTCGCCGACGACACCCTATCTCTGCACTATCTGGTGACGCACGCCATTCCCGACGCCGTCGCCGCCGTCGTGGCGCCGGTGGCGGTGCTGGTCTACCTGTTCGTGGTGGACTGGCGGGTGGCTCTGGTGCTGTTCGCGCCCGTGCTGGTCTACATGGTGCTGATGTCGGTGATGCTGACCCAGTCGGGTCCCAAGATCAGCCAGGCGCAACGCTGGGCCGAGCGCATGAACGGCGAAGCCGGCACCTATCTGGAGGGCCAGCCGGTGATCCGGGTGTTCGGTGGGGCCGCGGCCTCGACTTTCCGCCGCCGCCTCGACGAATACATCAATTTTCTGGTGGACTGGCAGCGGCCCTTCATCGGCAAGAAGACGCTGATGGACCTGGTCACCCGCCCGTCGACCTTCCTGTGGCTGATCATGCTGACCGGTACCCCGCTGATCGTCACCGGCCGAATGGTCCCGGTGAACCTACTGCCGTTCCTATTGCTGGGCACCACCTTCGGCGCCCGCCTGCTGGGCATCGGCCTGGGGGTCGGTGGTATTCGCGGCGGCATGCTGGCGGCCCGGCGGCTGCAGATCGCCCTGGACGAACCCGAACTCGCGGTCGAGCAGCATGACGCCGCCTCAGTGGAGCCGGCGGCCGCGGCCGGGACGGTGCGCTTCGACGCGGTCACCTTCGGCTACCGCCCCGGTGTCCCGGTGATCCGCGACGTGTCGTTGACGCTGCGGCCGGGCACGGTGACCGCACTGGTCGGCCCGTCGGGGTCGGGCAAGTCGACGCTGGCCGCACTGCTGGCCCGGTTCCACGATATCGAGTCCGGATCGATATCGGTTGACGGACAAGACATCCGGTCGTTGACCGCCGACCAGCTCTACCGCCGAGTGGGATTCGTCCTGCAGGAAACCCAACTGGTGCACGGCAGCGTGCGCGACAACATCGCGTTGGCCGTCCCGGATGCCACTGACGAGCAGGTGCAGGCCGCCGCCCGTCAGGCCCAAATCCATGACCGGATACTGCGGCTGCCGCACGGCTACGACACCGTGCTCGGGGCCGCCGCGGCGCTCTCCGGCGGGGAGCGGCAGCGGCTCACCATCGCTCGCGCCATCCTGGCCGACACCCCTGTGCTCATCCTGGACGAGGCCACCGCGTTCGCCGATCCCGAGTCGGAATACCTGGTGCAGCAGGCACTGAACAGGCTGACCAAGGACCGGACCGTGCTCGTCATCGCACACCGGCTGCACACGATCACCGGCGCCGACCAGATCGTGGTGCTCGACCACGGCGGCATCGTCGAACAGGGCAGTCACGACGAGCTGCTGGCTGCGGGAGGACGCTACCTACAGCTGTGGGAGACCGGCCGCGTCGCGGTCACCGCGGGCGCGGAGGCGAGCCGATGA